A window from Hemibagrus wyckioides isolate EC202008001 linkage group LG17, SWU_Hwy_1.0, whole genome shotgun sequence encodes these proteins:
- the ppp1r14ab gene encoding protein phosphatase 1, regulatory (inhibitor) subunit 14Ab, translating to MAANRVGRRYNSKVHSPSRGSGRESGLSVQKRQARVTVKYNRKELQRRLDVEKWIDAGLDELYLGREEHMPEEVNIDELLDLQSDEERTKRLQDILHSCNTNTEVFIKELVLKLHGLQKQEDLHNDGIEHPQLHIFPNRQNSANSEIL from the exons ATGGCTGCGAACCGGGTGGGAAGACGGTATAACAGCAAAGTGCACTCACCGAGCAGAGGCTCAGGCCGGGAATCAGGACTGAGTGTGCAGAAGAGACAAGCCCGAGTTACAGTGAAATATAACAGAAAGGAGCTACAGAGGCGTCTGGATGTAGAGAAGTGGATAGATGCCGGACTAGACGAGCTCTACTTGGGAAGG GAGGAGCACATGCCTGAGGAGGTGAATATTGATGAGCTTTTGGACCTGCAGAGTGATGAGGAGAGGACCAAAAGGCTCCAG gatatTCTCCATTCCTGTAATACTAACACAGAA gTATTTATTAAGGAGCTGGTCCTGAAGCTTCACGGGCTGCAGAAACAGGAAGACCTCCATAATGATGGCATCGAACATCCTCAGCTCCACATCTTCCCTAACCGCCAAAACTCTGCCAATTCTGAAATACTTTAA